From Caulobacter segnis, a single genomic window includes:
- a CDS encoding LacI family DNA-binding transcriptional regulator: protein MQRSRRSRETARVTIKAVAAQAGVSAMTVSNVFNNTGKFSRETRERVLAAIASLGYVPNSAARRLVGATPARIGLLYAGVDSMFIDGVLAAAAVATAERGLQLMARKADGPEHALATARALQASGADALLVLPPFELALSGSPEFLALGLATAAIATAAPLPDMFTVRIDNRAASRAVVELLIAKGRRRIGVIAGPADHSDSLDRLAGCRDALAAHGLTLPDERVIEGRFTFESGLAAAERLLALPAPPDAIVAANDDMAAAALWCAHRRGLSLPRDLAVAGFDDTLLATRVWPPLTTVRQPIDRMTGRALDLLLDALRRPPGEVAPMDVLEAHHLVERASA, encoded by the coding sequence ATGCAGCGCTCCCGACGGTCCCGCGAGACCGCCCGCGTCACGATCAAGGCGGTGGCCGCACAGGCCGGCGTCTCGGCCATGACGGTGTCCAACGTCTTCAACAACACCGGCAAGTTCAGCCGCGAGACCCGCGAGCGCGTGCTGGCCGCCATCGCGTCCCTGGGCTACGTGCCCAACTCGGCCGCCCGGCGCCTGGTCGGGGCGACGCCGGCCCGCATCGGCCTGCTGTATGCGGGCGTCGACAGCATGTTCATCGACGGCGTGCTGGCCGCCGCCGCCGTGGCCACCGCCGAGCGCGGTCTGCAGCTGATGGCCCGCAAGGCGGACGGGCCGGAGCACGCCCTGGCGACAGCGCGCGCGCTGCAGGCGTCGGGCGCCGACGCCTTGCTGGTGCTGCCGCCGTTCGAGCTGGCCCTGAGCGGTTCGCCGGAATTCCTGGCTCTGGGCCTGGCGACCGCCGCCATCGCCACGGCCGCGCCGCTGCCCGACATGTTCACGGTTCGCATCGACAACCGCGCCGCCTCGCGCGCCGTCGTCGAACTGCTGATCGCCAAAGGCCGGCGGCGCATCGGCGTCATCGCGGGACCGGCCGACCACTCCGACAGTCTCGACCGGCTGGCGGGTTGTCGCGACGCCCTGGCGGCGCACGGCCTGACCCTGCCCGACGAACGGGTCATCGAAGGCCGGTTCACCTTCGAATCCGGTCTGGCCGCCGCCGAACGGCTGCTGGCCTTGCCCGCGCCGCCCGACGCCATCGTCGCGGCCAATGACGACATGGCGGCCGCGGCGTTGTGGTGCGCGCATCGGCGAGGCCTGAGCCTGCCGCGCGACCTGGCGGTGGCTGGCTTCGACGACACGCTCCTTGCCACGCGCGTTTGGCCGCCCCTGACCACGGTGCGCCAGCCCATCGACCGGATGACCGGCCGGGCCCTGGACCTGTTGCTGGACGCCTTGCGCCGTCCGCCGGGGGAGGTCGCGCCCATGGACGTGCTCGAGGCCCATCATCTGGTCGAGCGCGCCTCGGCCTGA